The following proteins come from a genomic window of Candidatus Neomarinimicrobiota bacterium:
- a CDS encoding YwiC-like family protein, with protein sequence MPLRSYFGPFPKPTQHGAWAMFLLPAAMVVVVLDKWSRSSFLLIISFILIFLSHRPAVRFLRRWKRRRTVDRHAYRWALLLGGSGIALASFLFLSQQQWNTLFFGFAVAVSFLLHLRLTLDREHMSATGEIIGVLGLTASAPVMYLFLNGALDAKGWVLWMISFLYFAGSIFYVKLKVRTQPSFPEPDLGGKLRAGMPVVLYGALVLIYLYIITVIRGYSWFFFWAYVPFLVKGSVGVFRWQSKETLKVNRLGLLELAHSILFAVLSLVGFARTIA encoded by the coding sequence ATGCCCCTCCGCTCATACTTCGGTCCTTTTCCGAAGCCGACGCAGCACGGCGCATGGGCTATGTTTCTGCTCCCCGCTGCAATGGTCGTTGTGGTGTTGGATAAATGGTCACGGAGTTCTTTCCTCCTTATAATCTCATTTATCCTGATTTTTCTCTCTCACCGGCCGGCGGTTCGTTTTCTGAGGAGGTGGAAGCGCCGCCGCACTGTTGATCGGCACGCCTACAGGTGGGCGCTCCTTCTGGGCGGTTCGGGGATCGCTCTCGCTTCTTTCCTCTTTCTGTCCCAGCAACAGTGGAACACTCTCTTCTTCGGATTCGCGGTGGCGGTGTCTTTTCTGCTTCATCTTCGGCTGACCCTGGACAGGGAACACATGTCCGCAACGGGCGAGATCATCGGCGTCCTCGGACTGACCGCTTCCGCTCCGGTCATGTACCTGTTTCTGAACGGTGCTTTGGATGCCAAAGGGTGGGTGCTCTGGATGATCAGTTTCCTCTATTTCGCCGGCTCAATCTTCTATGTCAAGCTGAAGGTGAGAACTCAGCCGTCCTTTCCAGAACCGGATCTGGGGGGTAAACTCCGAGCCGGTATGCCCGTCGTTCTCTATGGAGCTCTTGTGTTGATCTATCTATACATCATTACGGTAATCAGGGGCTACTCGTGGTTTTTCTTCTGGGCTTATGTCCCTTTCCTTGTGAAGGGGTCGGTTGGCGTCTTTCGATGGCAGTCCAAGGAGACGCTGAAGGTGAATCGTCTCGGCTTGCTGGAATTGGCCCATTCGATCCTGTTTGCTGTACTTTCCCTAGTGGGGTTCGCTCGAACAATAGCGTAA